The Chryseobacterium geocarposphaerae genome window below encodes:
- a CDS encoding THUMP domain-containing class I SAM-dependent RNA methyltransferase — translation MDIDNLQIQIKTFFGLEQILAEEIKKLGGRKVEVKNRAVNCEGDLGFLYKINYSARTALKILVPIHEFKAFNQHQFYDRLFKFNWEEFMDVDQSFAIDATVNSETFKHSQFVTLKMKDAIVDYFQEKFKRRPNVETKHPDIKFHLHIDRELITISLDSSGDPLFKRGYRREQGEAPINEVLASGMLQLAGWDGKGNFLDPMCGSGTLLIEAAMIAMDLPAQIFRKRFAFQNWKNYDADLFTKIKEFRINRVKEFTGKIVGYDIDARMLNAARMNIEAAEMEDVIEVRKQNFFDSKKDLFPLLMVFNPPYDERISINDDDFYKKIGDTFKTHYPNTLAWLISSDLEAVKKIGLRPSRKIKLFNGKLETRFLQYEMYEGTKKVHKIAE, via the coding sequence ATGGATATAGATAATCTACAGATACAGATAAAAACATTTTTTGGTTTAGAACAAATTTTAGCGGAAGAGATTAAAAAGCTGGGCGGAAGAAAGGTCGAAGTTAAAAACAGAGCGGTAAACTGCGAAGGAGATTTGGGCTTTTTATACAAGATCAATTATTCTGCAAGAACAGCGTTAAAGATTTTAGTTCCGATTCATGAATTCAAAGCATTTAACCAGCATCAGTTTTATGACAGGCTTTTTAAATTCAACTGGGAAGAATTTATGGATGTGGATCAGTCTTTTGCGATTGATGCAACGGTAAATTCCGAAACCTTTAAGCATTCTCAGTTTGTAACCCTGAAAATGAAAGATGCCATCGTAGATTATTTTCAGGAAAAATTCAAAAGACGCCCGAACGTTGAGACAAAGCATCCTGATATTAAATTCCATCTTCACATCGACCGAGAATTAATTACCATTTCTTTAGATTCCTCAGGTGATCCTTTATTTAAAAGAGGATATAGAAGAGAGCAAGGAGAAGCTCCTATTAATGAAGTTTTAGCGAGTGGAATGCTTCAATTGGCAGGTTGGGACGGAAAAGGAAATTTTCTTGATCCTATGTGCGGTTCGGGGACTTTGTTGATTGAAGCGGCAATGATCGCTATGGATCTTCCGGCACAGATTTTCAGAAAAAGATTTGCTTTCCAGAACTGGAAAAACTATGATGCTGATCTGTTTACAAAAATTAAAGAATTCAGAATCAACAGGGTGAAAGAATTTACCGGAAAGATTGTTGGTTACGACATCGATGCAAGAATGCTGAATGCTGCAAGGATGAATATTGAGGCTGCCGAAATGGAAGATGTGATTGAAGTGAGAAAACAGAACTTCTTTGATTCCAAAAAAGATCTTTTCCCATTGCTGATGGTTTTCAATCCACCTTATGATGAGAGAATTTCAATTAATGACGATGATTTTTATAAGAAAATAGGAGATACTTTCAAGACGCATTATCCGAATACATTGGCATGGCTAATTTCTTCCGATCTGGAAGCGGTTAAGAAAATCGGTCTTCGTCCGTCAAGAAAAATCAAGCTTTTCAACGGGAAACTGGAAACCAGATTTTTACAG
- a CDS encoding class I SAM-dependent DNA methyltransferase translates to MEWFESWFDTPYYHLLYSNRDYTEAENFITKLTQELQLPTSSTIIDLACGKGRHSVFLNKLGYEVLGLDLSKQSIEHNKQFENETLHFKVHDMRNAIDSKPVDAVFNLFTSFGYFDNEKDDKSVFQSVYDALKPGGFFVLDYLSEEFVRETLVPEMVVHREGIDFNITKKIEGRHIIKDIRFETEGKPFHFFEKVKLHTLETINSYATECGFGRIKIWGDYQLSEFNAEKSPRCINLFKKK, encoded by the coding sequence ATGGAATGGTTTGAATCTTGGTTTGATACCCCTTATTATCATTTGCTTTATAGTAACAGAGACTATACTGAAGCTGAAAATTTTATCACAAAACTTACACAAGAGCTTCAGCTCCCAACCTCAAGCACTATCATTGATCTTGCCTGCGGAAAAGGAAGACACTCTGTTTTTCTCAATAAATTAGGCTATGAAGTCCTTGGTTTGGATCTTTCTAAGCAAAGTATAGAGCATAACAAACAGTTTGAAAATGAAACTTTGCATTTTAAAGTTCATGACATGCGCAATGCCATTGATTCAAAACCGGTAGATGCTGTTTTTAATCTCTTTACCAGCTTTGGTTATTTTGACAATGAGAAAGATGACAAAAGTGTTTTTCAATCGGTATATGATGCTTTAAAACCTGGAGGTTTTTTCGTACTTGATTATCTGAGTGAGGAATTTGTAAGAGAAACTTTAGTTCCTGAAATGGTAGTGCACAGAGAAGGAATTGATTTCAATATTACCAAAAAAATTGAAGGAAGACACATCATTAAAGATATCCGTTTTGAAACAGAGGGTAAGCCGTTTCATTTTTTTGAAAAAGTAAAACTCCATACATTAGAAACTATAAATTCTTATGCCACTGAATGTGGTTTTGGAAGAATAAAAATCTGGGGAGATTATCAGCTGTCAGAATTTAATGCCGAAAAGTCGCCCCGTTGCATCAATTTGTTTAAGAAAAAATAA
- a CDS encoding ZIP family metal transporter → MTVTLLILSVIAGVLLGKYFGKKEKLAKNLLILSAGFLITICLNEVFPQVYTAETGSSLGIFVIAGVLLQMILEALTKGFEHGHFHHHNDHNILPVALMIGLFIHAFIEGIPLANEEHELSPYLLGIVFHNLPISFILGAFLFNRKEGKSTTSYPSILIVALFALASPMGMLLGNYFNPDLQPYFLAIVGGIFLHISSVIIFESNKNHNIDWTKIGLVIFGVSLALVMHLFHDHSHVGHHH, encoded by the coding sequence ATGACTGTTACTTTACTGATATTAAGCGTCATTGCCGGAGTTTTACTGGGAAAGTATTTTGGTAAAAAAGAAAAACTGGCCAAAAATTTACTGATTTTAAGCGCCGGATTTTTAATCACGATCTGCTTAAATGAAGTTTTTCCGCAGGTTTATACTGCTGAAACAGGAAGCAGCCTGGGAATTTTTGTCATTGCCGGAGTTTTGCTGCAGATGATCCTGGAGGCCTTAACCAAGGGTTTTGAACATGGACACTTTCATCATCATAACGACCATAATATTCTGCCGGTTGCTTTAATGATTGGGTTATTCATTCATGCTTTTATCGAAGGAATTCCTTTAGCCAATGAAGAACATGAATTATCTCCTTATCTTTTAGGAATTGTTTTTCACAATCTGCCTATTTCTTTTATTTTGGGAGCATTCCTGTTTAACAGAAAGGAAGGTAAATCTACAACTTCTTATCCGTCAATTTTAATTGTGGCTTTATTTGCATTAGCTTCTCCAATGGGAATGTTGCTGGGTAACTATTTCAATCCTGATCTACAGCCTTATTTCTTAGCTATTGTAGGTGGAATTTTCTTACATATTTCTTCTGTAATTATCTTTGAAAGCAATAAGAACCATAATATTGACTGGACAAAAATCGGATTGGTAATTTTTGGAGTTTCATTGGCTTTGGTCATGCATCTTTTCCATGATCATTCCCATGTAGGGCATCATCATTAA